The Nostoc sp. UHCC 0926 nucleotide sequence TACTCGATTTTGGATAGGTCATATAGAGTTTGGTGCAGCTTTCTCCCCGCCTACCACAGCGAATACGGCCAAATGCTCTCCCGTGAATATCTTCTACACTCGCAAGTCACAGCGCACCAGAGTCGGGATGTCGAATTTTTTCAGATCCTCAGTCCTATCAGTCTCGGAAAAGGCCTTGATGCAGAAATACGTGGCGGTGAAACCGCAGAGCATTGTTTGGAGCCAAGTCGAATTGAGTAGGCCTTCCGAGATTTATGCTCCAGGACGATTGGCCCCGAAATAGAGAATCACCACGTCTTTGAAGAATTAGGAACGGTTGGCAATGACCGCGGTAGCCATCGAAGACTTCAATGGGCAGTCCATTAGGATTTTCGGGTGTTTTTAGCATCAATGGCGGTACCGCGCCGATAAGGACGACTTGGCCACACGTTTTGTCAATGTAGCGCACCACCTCTTCCCTGCCAGTGGAATGACCAACCAGCATAGCATCCTTCAGATCGAGGGTTGCCATCAACTCGGCAAGATCATCAGCGTATGTGTCCATGTCGTTCACCCGCAAGGGGTTGCAAAACAATGAGAACTTACCTTCGACATTCGATGTCTTACACGGTAGGAATGGTTCCGCCGTCGATCACATATTCAGCGCCGTTAATATAAGAAGCGCGATCAGAGACCAGGAAAGCAACAAGCTCGGCAACTTCTTCGGGGCGACCAGGACGACCCATTGGAATTCCCCCAAGGGAATCCATCAACCCAAGTCTTGCAGTATCAAAGTCTGTTCCTGCATTTTCAGCTAATCTTTTTATCAGTTCCGTAGCCGCTGTTGTCTCGATAAAACCGGGAGCAACTGTATTCACCCGCACACCTCTCGGTGCAACTTCGTTTGAGAGTCCTTTGCTGTAGTTCGTCAGTGCCGCCTTTGCCGCTGCATATGCCAGGGTGGCATCATAAAGCGGGAGAGTACGCTGGATCGACGAAATATGGATAATGACACCCGAACCTTGTTCTAGCATTTTGGGCAGGAATGCCCGATCTAAGCGGACGGCTGCGAATAAATTAGCATTGAATGTCTGCTGCCAATCATCATCAGTCAGGGCAAGTGCGCCACCGCTGGGTGCTGAAGAACCACCAACGTTGTTGATCAGGATATCCACGCCGCCGAGACGGGCAAGCACTTCCTTGACGACTTTTTCTACGCCATCCGGCGTGCTGATGTCAGATTGAATAAATAAATCTGGCGATCGCAGTTCATTGGGTTTTGAGCAGGCGGTCGTGATCACCGTTGCACCAGCTTGCCTCAAACGTTTGACGATCGCTTCGCCCATACCTTTTGTTCCACCTGTAACCAGCACTCTCTTGTCAGATAACTCGTTGGGCTTAATTTGGATGTTTGTCATCAGCCTAAGCTCCTCATATATTTAGATTGTGAGATGTCTGCATCAAAATCGGGACTCGCGTTAACCGCTTCCTCTGGCAGTACCTGGGGCGATTTGCTAACACCTGGTGGAACGGCAATGCTCTTCAAAATAGCTTCCATAAATCATCTTCCTTGGATGAATTGGTTATAACAACTTTTTCAGTGTTCAACTTTATCTCGTGTTCCTACGTGCCCCAGGAGGATAGTGTTCAGCGTTGCTGTATGCCTTTCCTGGTTCGCTTCAAGCGATTCTCCAAAGGAGAGGCTACGCCAACGCGATAGAAACTGCAAAACTCGTCGATTGAACTTTTCTGGATTCTCGATGAACATGAAATGTCCGCCGCCTTCAGCCGCTTCAAAGATTTCCAACTCCGAGTCAGGAATGCTTTGGTTAATCCAGACCTGCGATTGCCACGGAATCATACTTTTTCTGCCACCAATAATCAGAGTTGGCTGACGAATCCTGACAATTTGATCGCGCCAGTCTGTATGAAGATGGTTGTACAGCAGTGTCGCAGCGATCGATCGCGGCAAGCGTTGGTTGCACTTGACAATCCACTCAAACTGTTCTTTTGACATCGCTGGCGTGACCATTGAAGCCAGGAGGTTTCGGGTAAATTCTTCAGCTTCGCTACTCTCTAAAGCGTATACTGCTGCATTCAGTTGTTCAGCAGTTAAAACCGCCCCAGATGCTGCTATTTCTTGAGCATCCCAATGCGATCGTAACGTTCCCAGTGGCGATTGATCAACCAGCACTAACCGATCAATTTCATCCAACCCAAATAGATCGAGATAGCTCCAAATGATGGCACACCCCATCAAGTGACCTAGTAGATGCGGCTTTTCGAGTTGCAGAGCGCCGATCAATTCCTGAAGGTCTTTGGATAAGCGAGCAATGCGATACCCAAAAGAGACTTTCTCCGACTCACCATGTCCTCGAAAATCAACAGCGATCACCCGATAGTGTTCGGCAAAAGCGGGAATTTGATATTTGAATTGTTCTGCCGACTGCGACCAACCGTGAAGCATCACGAGCGGTTTTCCCTCACCTGCACTGATGTAGCTCATTTGGGCACCATCAGACGTTTTAAATGTCTTTCTTTGCATATTTTCCTTAATTTCTTCTAGGCGCAGAGACGAGACTTTGCGAAGATTAATGGGCGATCAGTAATGTAATGTGCAGCTTTAATTAAATCGGCGGCTTTTTCAGCGTTGGCGTAGCCTACCGGAGGTAATCGCGATGGTGGGTGCGTTCGTATTCCCTGTAGTGATCGTTGGCATGATGGAAGCATCGACGATCCGCAAGTCCTCAATGCCATGTACCCGTAGTGCAGGATCTACCACCGCCATTGAGTCAGTACCCATTTTGCAGGTGCCGACCGGATGGTACATCGTCTCGCAAGCGCCTCGGATGTAGGCTGCGATCGCCTCATCGCTCTGTATGTCGCTACCAGGAGCCAGTTCCTCCCCTTGAAACTCATCAAAGGCATGAGCAAATTAACCCTGCTTGAATAAAATGCATCTGCTTTGCTGTCATTCTAGTTAATCGCTTAAACTGTTGAGTCAGATGGCTTTGACTGGAGAAGCCGACTCTTAAAGCGATGTCTGTTTTCGACAGCCTCTATTTCGCTTGTTCCACGAGCTGTTGAATCACATACTAATGTTGCGAAATTCCCAGTGCTTGTCTAAACAAACTCGCGAAGTAAGTCGGGCTGATTTTAACAAGGCTTTCTAGTTCAGCCTAGGATAAATCTCTATGCAGATGAGCTTGAATCTAGTCGAGTGCCTCCTCAAATGCTTCTAATTTTTTCAGCAAAAGCGGTCATCAGTCAGGAATTTTAGAGTCTTCGTAGATGGTCGCTCCCGCACTGCGGAGTTCATCCAAGAACCATTTGGTATCCGAGAGTAGTTCGGGTAGGTAAAGCCCAGGGCGGGCAGGAGAACGATCGTTCAGTCCCAATACCGACGCGAGAGAAAGAACGACGCTCAGTCCCGTGAGTGAGGCTGTGCCATGCTTGAACTCCAGCATCGATCGCGAACGCTTCGTTCGACCATCGGCCTCGCCCTCGATCTCGACGACGATCTCGGTCGCCGCCTCACCGCCCCGGCAGCGGCTAGACGATTCACCATTCACCAGGTCGAAGCGTACATCCGGTGCTCCAGTGGCGGCATGGAGACTCACGGTATCGAACGTGGAAAATGCGGTGGCATCGAGCGATCGACCGTCGACTGATTCGACCTTGCCCTTTGCGGCGTCGCCGGACAGCCATACGCGCCGCCCACACTCGAATACCATTGCGGGGGGAGCAGCCCCGTGTACCCGCTCCATGTCTTCGAGCGCCGCTGGACCGACTGGATCTTTCTCGTCGACGATTGCGCCGAGCCTGATGGATTGGACGATCTCGAAGCCTTTGGCACTGTTCAGTGCCAGAAATGTGGCCGCACCGGCCATCCAGTGACTGGTGAGCACGACGGGTGCTGCGGTCGC carries:
- a CDS encoding SDR family oxidoreductase, whose product is MTNIQIKPNELSDKRVLVTGGTKGMGEAIVKRLRQAGATVITTACSKPNELRSPDLFIQSDISTPDGVEKVVKEVLARLGGVDILINNVGGSSAPSGGALALTDDDWQQTFNANLFAAVRLDRAFLPKMLEQGSGVIIHISSIQRTLPLYDATLAYAAAKAALTNYSKGLSNEVAPRGVRVNTVAPGFIETTAATELIKRLAENAGTDFDTARLGLMDSLGGIPMGRPGRPEEVAELVAFLVSDRASYINGAEYVIDGGTIPTV
- a CDS encoding alpha/beta fold hydrolase, whose product is MSYISAGEGKPLVMLHGWSQSAEQFKYQIPAFAEHYRVIAVDFRGHGESEKVSFGYRIARLSKDLQELIGALQLEKPHLLGHLMGCAIIWSYLDLFGLDEIDRLVLVDQSPLGTLRSHWDAQEIAASGAVLTAEQLNAAVYALESSEAEEFTRNLLASMVTPAMSKEQFEWIVKCNQRLPRSIAATLLYNHLHTDWRDQIVRIRQPTLIIGGRKSMIPWQSQVWINQSIPDSELEIFEAAEGGGHFMFIENPEKFNRRVLQFLSRWRSLSFGESLEANQERHTATLNTILLGHVGTRDKVEH
- a CDS encoding AraC family transcriptional regulator translates to MSKTDIALRVGFSSQSHLTQQFKRLTRMTAKQMHFIQAGLICSCL